One window of Thermoplasmata archaeon genomic DNA carries:
- a CDS encoding ABC transporter permease has protein sequence MSERHRLRSVLTLIELNGLIPIRTQPLYLVNLLASPLAFLFFITIASGGVLLAYGIGGGMILTMLSVGTGLQSDLTHYRHDLKFQDIVVASPVEAPTYVAGMALSELVYSTPGMLLFLGLWFVTGAATALHAFILAGALLLVWAFASALAFTLATWFEDVRETFMFSPLISLGLTVIPPVYYPLSALPPWAQYVALVSPTTYAASLVQSAMGLIPITWSTAALDWGILIAFTAGLFILASFKARWREA, from the coding sequence ATGAGCGAACGCCACCGCCTACGCTCGGTCCTGACGCTCATCGAGCTCAACGGGCTCATCCCGATCCGCACGCAGCCGCTCTACCTCGTGAACCTCCTGGCCTCTCCGCTCGCCTTCTTGTTCTTCATCACGATCGCGTCCGGTGGCGTCCTGCTCGCGTACGGGATCGGCGGAGGGATGATCCTCACGATGCTCAGCGTGGGCACCGGTCTCCAGTCGGATCTCACGCATTACCGCCACGATCTGAAGTTCCAGGATATCGTCGTAGCGTCGCCGGTCGAGGCGCCGACCTACGTCGCTGGGATGGCGCTCTCCGAGCTCGTGTACTCCACGCCCGGAATGCTGCTCTTCCTCGGGCTCTGGTTCGTGACCGGCGCGGCGACGGCGCTCCACGCTTTCATCCTCGCGGGGGCGCTCCTGCTCGTCTGGGCCTTCGCGAGCGCGCTCGCCTTCACCCTCGCGACGTGGTTCGAGGACGTCCGAGAGACGTTCATGTTCAGCCCCCTGATCTCCCTGGGACTGACGGTGATCCCGCCGGTCTACTATCCTCTCAGCGCGCTCCCTCCGTGGGCCCAGTACGTGGCCCTGGTGTCGCCCACCACGTACGCCGCGAGCCTCGTTCAGAGCGCGATGGGCCTCATTCCCATCACCTGGAGTACGGCCGCGCTCGACTGGGGCATCCTCATCGCCTTCACGGCGGGACTTTTCATCCTGGCGAGCTTCAAGGCGCGCTGGCGCGAGGCGTGA
- a CDS encoding ABC transporter ATP-binding protein, with translation MSSEPAIRAIGIGKRYPKAPPGVAALANLSLTVPAGKIYGLIGQNGAGKTTFIRIAATQLTPSSGEMYVLGHPILREERAIRARVACVPQESRPLYFLNTEEVVYLYLKLRGIDPLEARQRTKAALEELSLWEYRKRQVSRLSGGLRRRALVAMVLASDADLLFLDEPTTGLDPLARRQVWEAIRRASREHRTILLTTHYLDEAEALSSRIALIDKGQMLLEGTAAELRARVRLPYRVSVQGSALLSELEPYGRVSAIEGGFLVFAREADARELARWALERGHRVSMGPVTLEDVFLEVVGRPIEQDEPLAEGAEAA, from the coding sequence ATGTCCAGCGAACCGGCGATCCGTGCGATCGGCATCGGCAAACGCTACCCCAAGGCACCGCCCGGGGTCGCCGCGCTCGCCAATCTGTCGCTGACCGTACCCGCCGGGAAGATCTACGGGCTGATCGGGCAGAACGGTGCCGGGAAGACGACGTTCATCCGGATCGCCGCCACCCAGCTCACTCCGAGCTCGGGCGAGATGTACGTTCTCGGCCATCCCATCCTCCGGGAGGAGCGGGCGATCCGCGCGCGCGTCGCCTGCGTACCCCAGGAGTCCCGCCCGTTGTACTTCCTGAACACGGAAGAGGTCGTGTACCTCTACCTGAAGCTGCGCGGAATCGACCCGCTGGAGGCCCGGCAGCGCACGAAGGCCGCGCTCGAGGAGCTCTCCCTCTGGGAGTACCGCAAACGTCAGGTCTCGCGCCTCTCCGGGGGTCTGCGGCGCCGCGCCCTCGTTGCGATGGTGCTCGCCTCCGACGCCGATCTGTTGTTCCTGGACGAACCGACCACCGGGCTGGATCCTCTGGCCCGGCGTCAGGTTTGGGAAGCGATCCGCCGCGCGAGTCGCGAGCACCGGACGATCCTCCTAACGACCCACTACTTGGACGAGGCGGAAGCGCTCTCCTCTCGGATCGCCCTCATCGATAAGGGCCAGATGCTCCTCGAGGGGACGGCGGCGGAGCTCCGGGCGCGCGTCCGATTGCCCTACCGGGTCTCCGTGCAGGGCTCGGCGCTCCTGTCCGAGCTCGAGCCGTACGGACGTGTCAGCGCGATCGAGGGCGGGTTCCTCGTCTTCGCGCGGGAGGCCGATGCGCGCGAGCTCGCGCGTTGGGCGCTCGAGCGGGGCCACCGCGTCTCGATGGGACCGGTGACCCTGGAGGACGTCTTCCTCGAGGTCGTGGGCCGCCCGATCGAGCAGGATGAACCGCTCGCCGAGGGCGCGGAGGCCGCATGA
- a CDS encoding formate--phosphoribosylaminoimidazolecarboxamide ligase yields the protein MGVHLAPPARLRSIEGRTPTIATLCSHSSLQIFHGARREGFPTLGITAGNPPKFYDAFPLGRPDRFLSIPKVSELPNSAATLREEGAILIPHGSFVEYLGPERFVALDVPVFGNRAVIGWESDRRKERDWLESAGVLMPLRFEELRDIDRPVIIKYYGAKGGKGFFLAKNRADTEAFHPTGPYVIQEYVLGTRYYVHFFYSPLSDRGYRVGSGSLELLGMDRRDEANIDELYKLGSQEELQRAGIRPTFVVTGNVPVMLRESLLPQIFDVGARIVERSIELFGGMVGPFCVEGIMTEDLQFKVFEISTRIVAGTNLFISGSPYSEMIEPGLSTGRRIAQEIRRATEEHRLAEVLS from the coding sequence ATGGGAGTCCACCTCGCACCCCCGGCCCGCCTGCGCTCTATCGAGGGGCGCACCCCTACCATCGCCACCCTGTGTTCGCACTCTTCCCTCCAGATTTTCCACGGCGCGCGCCGTGAGGGATTCCCGACGCTCGGGATCACTGCGGGAAACCCACCGAAGTTCTACGACGCTTTCCCGCTCGGCCGCCCGGACCGTTTCCTGTCGATCCCGAAGGTCTCCGAACTGCCGAACTCGGCGGCAACCCTACGCGAGGAGGGAGCGATCCTGATCCCCCACGGATCGTTCGTGGAGTACCTGGGGCCCGAGCGGTTCGTCGCGCTCGATGTTCCGGTGTTCGGCAATCGCGCGGTGATCGGCTGGGAATCCGACCGACGCAAGGAACGTGACTGGCTCGAGTCCGCCGGGGTGCTCATGCCGCTGCGCTTCGAGGAGCTCCGTGACATCGACCGGCCGGTGATCATCAAGTACTACGGAGCGAAGGGCGGCAAGGGATTCTTCCTCGCCAAGAACCGAGCGGACACCGAGGCGTTCCACCCGACGGGCCCGTACGTCATCCAGGAGTACGTGCTCGGAACGCGCTACTACGTCCACTTCTTCTACTCGCCGTTGTCCGACCGCGGCTACCGGGTCGGCTCCGGGTCGCTCGAGCTTCTGGGGATGGATCGACGAGACGAGGCGAACATCGACGAGCTGTACAAATTGGGATCGCAGGAGGAACTTCAGCGCGCGGGAATCCGACCGACGTTCGTCGTCACGGGCAACGTGCCGGTGATGCTGCGCGAGTCCCTCCTGCCCCAGATCTTCGACGTCGGGGCGCGGATCGTGGAGCGGTCGATCGAGCTGTTCGGAGGGATGGTGGGCCCCTTTTGCGTCGAAGGGATCATGACCGAGGACCTCCAGTTCAAGGTCTTCGAGATCTCGACACGCATCGTCGCCGGGACGAACCTGTTCATCTCGGGAAGCCCGTACTCCGAGATGATCGAACCGGGCCTCTCCACGGGCCGCCGGATCGCCCAGGAGATCCGCCGCGCGACCGAAGAGCACCGCCTCGCCGAGGTCCTGAGCTAG
- a CDS encoding PD-(D/E)XK nuclease family protein, which translates to MATVPTLSYSSSRAYLECPLRWKFLYIDRLTEAPRGYFSFGRTIHSVLETIVRPLVVPGARRSGEAESQRTLDDWHPSAPTVTGPAGLSEEELFAIYDREWLNEGYTSPEEEARYRALGAEMLRGFYAQMRRDPPRPVAVEQHLEASWDGIPIHGYIDRIDRAPGGGLAVLDYKTSRELRAEDARESDQLSLYQVLVEKNYSDPVEELTLYHLRSLTPLKVSRRPKETLELLYDRLGAVTDGIHAQAFDPTPGRQCARCEFQSRCPEFRMVPAQEQERLRALVDRFVQLRTEEERVAGELERTAEDLHRSAVDLGVHRVPGSGAIAIRHKEESWQYPPERIGPILQRAGIRDRLTSGRPEEVRRIVRDPSIDPEIRRRVADAGTRRVKWYWELEESSRAD; encoded by the coding sequence GTGGCAACGGTTCCGACGCTCAGCTACTCGTCCTCGAGGGCGTACCTCGAGTGCCCGCTACGCTGGAAGTTCCTGTACATCGACCGGCTCACCGAGGCTCCCCGGGGCTACTTCTCGTTCGGCCGGACCATCCACTCCGTCCTCGAGACGATCGTGCGACCGCTGGTCGTGCCCGGGGCGCGGCGATCCGGAGAGGCCGAATCGCAACGCACGCTCGATGACTGGCATCCCTCCGCGCCGACGGTGACGGGACCCGCGGGGCTCTCGGAGGAGGAGCTCTTCGCGATCTACGATCGGGAGTGGCTCAACGAGGGCTACACGTCCCCCGAGGAGGAAGCCCGGTACCGAGCCCTCGGAGCCGAGATGCTCCGAGGATTCTACGCGCAGATGCGCCGGGACCCGCCTCGCCCGGTGGCGGTGGAGCAACACCTCGAAGCATCCTGGGACGGGATCCCAATCCACGGATACATCGATCGAATCGATCGGGCGCCGGGAGGGGGGCTCGCCGTCCTCGATTACAAGACCTCGCGCGAGCTGCGGGCCGAGGACGCACGCGAGTCCGACCAACTTTCGCTCTACCAGGTCCTCGTCGAGAAGAACTACTCCGACCCGGTCGAGGAGCTGACCCTGTACCATCTCCGCTCCCTCACGCCGCTCAAAGTGTCGCGACGCCCGAAGGAGACCCTCGAACTTCTCTACGATCGGCTCGGAGCGGTGACGGATGGGATCCACGCCCAGGCGTTCGATCCCACTCCGGGGCGACAGTGCGCGCGATGCGAGTTCCAGTCCCGTTGCCCGGAATTCCGCATGGTCCCAGCGCAGGAGCAGGAACGTCTCCGGGCGCTCGTCGACCGGTTCGTCCAGTTGCGAACCGAAGAAGAGCGGGTCGCGGGCGAGCTCGAGCGGACGGCGGAGGATCTCCATCGGTCAGCGGTGGACCTCGGGGTCCATCGCGTCCCCGGCTCCGGAGCGATCGCGATACGGCACAAGGAGGAGAGCTGGCAGTATCCCCCGGAGCGGATCGGGCCGATCCTCCAACGCGCCGGGATCCGCGACCGCTTGACCTCGGGCCGGCCCGAGGAGGTCCGGCGCATCGTCCGGGACCCCTCGATCGATCCCGAGATCCGCCGACGGGTCGCCGATGCCGGCACCCGTCGGGTGAAGTGGTACTGGGAGCTCGAAGAGAGCTCTCGCGCCGACTGA
- a CDS encoding TFIIB-type zinc ribbon-containing protein, with protein sequence MTATASTPASHRSRPTASRTVASKPTTAKAPTSKVTVPKALVPKTLASGHNAPGASSAPSSDTCPNCGSSHLIRDEIRGEIVCADCGLVVDQSALVSDRGQRGGKEDTGREARGWGPVISPLMPDKGLFSEIGVPTRDFQGNSLSRNTSLKFYHLRKLNHRLRAARTHQRNLVVALGELNRLAGVLGLSREVKESATYIYRRALEHKATRGKKIVALVAASVYAACRQCHVPRTMKEIIAHSKATKIEVGRAYTLLARELKLGLKPVEPRDYLVRFTQDLNLSKEVRAKVLELLEQVEQVYSTSGVLPNGILATIIYIASNLMGEPRSQDRIAAVANVTPVTIRNHYKELLDLLGLPKNLANPQARANLVLPGTLPPVEGNATVAGQ encoded by the coding sequence ATGACGGCTACTGCATCGACCCCAGCATCGCATCGCTCTCGTCCCACGGCCTCCCGAACTGTAGCTTCGAAGCCCACCACAGCCAAGGCCCCGACCTCGAAGGTCACCGTGCCGAAGGCGCTCGTCCCCAAAACGCTCGCCTCGGGGCACAATGCGCCCGGTGCATCCTCCGCGCCTTCCTCCGACACATGCCCGAACTGCGGTTCCTCCCACCTCATCCGTGACGAGATCCGCGGCGAGATCGTTTGCGCGGACTGCGGCCTCGTGGTTGACCAGAGCGCGCTGGTCAGCGACCGTGGCCAGCGTGGCGGAAAGGAGGACACCGGGCGCGAGGCCCGCGGCTGGGGACCCGTCATCTCACCGTTGATGCCCGACAAGGGTCTCTTCAGCGAGATCGGCGTGCCGACGCGGGACTTCCAGGGCAACAGCCTCTCCCGCAACACGTCCCTCAAGTTCTACCATCTGCGCAAGCTCAACCACCGGCTCCGGGCCGCACGAACCCACCAGCGCAACTTGGTCGTCGCGCTCGGCGAGCTCAACCGGCTCGCAGGAGTCCTCGGCCTCTCCCGTGAGGTGAAAGAGTCCGCGACGTACATCTACCGGCGGGCCCTCGAACACAAGGCCACGCGCGGAAAGAAGATCGTCGCGCTCGTGGCTGCGAGCGTCTACGCCGCGTGCCGTCAGTGCCACGTTCCGCGAACGATGAAGGAGATCATCGCGCACTCCAAAGCGACCAAGATCGAGGTCGGACGCGCCTACACGCTGCTCGCACGCGAGCTCAAGCTCGGGTTGAAGCCGGTCGAGCCGCGGGACTACCTCGTGCGCTTCACGCAGGATCTCAACCTCTCCAAGGAGGTCCGGGCGAAGGTGCTCGAGCTCCTCGAGCAGGTCGAACAAGTGTACTCGACGAGCGGGGTGCTCCCGAACGGAATCCTCGCGACGATTATCTACATCGCGTCGAACCTGATGGGCGAGCCACGGAGCCAGGACCGGATCGCGGCGGTGGCGAACGTCACACCGGTGACGATCCGCAATCACTACAAAGAACTCCTCGACCTGTTGGGGCTCCCCAAGAACCTCGCGAACCCCCAGGCCCGGGCGAACCTGGTCCTCCCGGGGACCCTTCCCCCGGTGGAAGGGAACGCCACCGTCGCGGGTCAGTAG
- a CDS encoding class I SAM-dependent methyltransferase family protein → MTSEWVEWHAGYDRDQPNARRLKVVQSRVAEALDQAPPGPVRVLSLCAGDGRDLLGVLATHPRAKEVEARLIELEPQLVASGRESVARLGLRGIVFVKDDASNTRSYVGAVPADLVLACGIFGNILDEDIKRTIDHLPELCAGGAVVIWTRGRFEPDLTPTVRGWFQAAGFEELSFVPIPDTTASVGAHRLVRDPVPFRDNEQLFTFLPRELRPSTRPSGQPAPRKSRPA, encoded by the coding sequence ATGACGAGTGAATGGGTAGAGTGGCACGCGGGATACGACCGAGATCAGCCGAACGCGAGGCGCCTGAAAGTCGTGCAGAGCCGGGTCGCGGAGGCGTTGGACCAGGCTCCACCCGGCCCCGTGCGTGTCCTCAGTCTGTGCGCCGGCGACGGCCGTGATCTGCTCGGCGTCCTCGCGACCCACCCCCGGGCGAAGGAGGTCGAAGCGCGCCTCATCGAGCTGGAGCCTCAACTGGTGGCATCGGGCCGCGAGAGCGTAGCGCGTCTGGGCCTGAGGGGCATCGTCTTCGTGAAGGACGACGCTTCGAACACGCGATCGTACGTGGGCGCCGTGCCTGCCGATCTCGTGCTTGCATGCGGGATCTTCGGTAACATCCTGGATGAGGATATCAAGCGTACAATCGACCACCTCCCCGAACTCTGCGCCGGGGGTGCGGTGGTGATCTGGACGCGAGGACGCTTCGAACCCGACCTGACTCCAACCGTCCGCGGCTGGTTCCAAGCGGCGGGATTCGAGGAGTTGAGCTTCGTGCCCATCCCCGATACCACCGCCTCGGTCGGCGCGCACCGGCTTGTGCGAGACCCTGTGCCCTTCCGGGACAATGAACAGCTCTTCACCTTCCTGCCCCGCGAGCTCCGGCCCTCTACTCGCCCCAGCGGACAACCCGCCCCGAGAAAGTCCCGGCCCGCGTGA